One stretch of Riemerella columbina DNA includes these proteins:
- the ruvC gene encoding crossover junction endodeoxyribonuclease RuvC — MKVEKIILGIDPGTTVMGFGIISVLDNRMQLVSIHELILKKYPNHETKLKYIFERTLALIDEFHPDEVALEAPFYGKNVQSMLKLGRAQGVAMAASLYRDIPITEYSPKKIKMAITGNGNASKEQVAGMLKNLLSLKEFPTKYLDASDGLAVAVCHHFNSGKPNTEKSYSSWDSFLKQNPDRIK, encoded by the coding sequence GTGAAAGTAGAAAAAATTATTCTTGGGATAGACCCTGGTACCACGGTAATGGGGTTCGGCATTATCTCTGTGCTGGACAACCGAATGCAGCTGGTATCCATCCACGAGTTGATTCTCAAAAAATACCCCAACCACGAAACGAAATTAAAGTATATTTTTGAGCGCACCTTAGCCCTCATCGATGAGTTTCACCCTGATGAAGTGGCGTTAGAAGCGCCTTTTTATGGCAAAAATGTACAGAGTATGCTCAAATTAGGACGCGCCCAAGGTGTCGCTATGGCTGCCAGCCTCTACCGAGATATTCCGATTACTGAATATTCGCCGAAGAAAATAAAAATGGCGATTACAGGCAATGGCAACGCCAGCAAAGAGCAAGTGGCAGGGATGCTTAAAAATTTGCTTTCCTTAAAGGAATTTCCAACCAAATATTTAGATGCCTCCGATGGTTTAGCCGTGGCGGTCTGCCATCATTTTAACTCTGGAAAACCCAATACCGAAAAAAGTTACTCCAGCTGGGATAGTTTTCTCAAACAAAACCCTGATCGGATAAAATAA
- a CDS encoding outer membrane protein assembly factor BamD, producing MKKYILTIAVAAIAFSCNKQYDMAMKSADKDVILTAANDMYAKKKWKEALALYERAQNLVSGTDEASDVLFKSAYANYYDKQYRLAGHQFKKFAVNSALANDPRKEEAAYMSAICYYQGSLEYNLDQSSTELAITELQNFLNQYPNSERAKNINDLIEELTYKLEFKAYENARQYYKMLEYKAAIISFENVLNDFPSTKLRPKIENYLMQAKAKIAIDSKFELKKERLESAIAYTYQVEKDYPDTEMSKSAQKLRAQLETEKTHFEKLEQQVEKRKADYEAKQKEKRGKENKSE from the coding sequence ATGAAGAAATATATTCTGACAATAGCTGTAGCAGCCATCGCTTTTTCTTGTAATAAACAATATGATATGGCGATGAAAAGCGCAGACAAAGATGTGATCTTGACCGCAGCGAACGATATGTACGCGAAGAAGAAATGGAAGGAAGCACTGGCGCTCTATGAGCGTGCGCAGAATTTGGTTTCGGGGACAGATGAGGCTTCGGATGTGCTTTTTAAATCCGCATACGCCAACTATTATGATAAGCAATACCGCTTGGCAGGGCATCAGTTCAAGAAATTTGCGGTCAATAGCGCGCTGGCGAACGATCCAAGGAAGGAAGAAGCCGCGTATATGTCGGCAATTTGCTATTATCAAGGCTCTTTGGAGTATAATTTAGACCAAAGCAGCACAGAGTTGGCGATTACAGAATTGCAGAATTTTCTCAATCAATATCCGAATTCTGAGAGAGCAAAAAACATCAATGATTTAATTGAAGAGTTGACTTATAAATTAGAGTTCAAAGCCTATGAAAACGCCCGCCAATACTACAAAATGTTAGAATATAAAGCGGCAATTATCAGCTTTGAAAATGTCCTCAACGATTTCCCATCCACCAAGTTAAGACCTAAAATAGAAAACTATCTGATGCAGGCAAAAGCCAAAATAGCGATAGATTCTAAATTTGAACTTAAAAAAGAGCGTTTGGAGAGCGCTATAGCCTACACCTACCAAGTGGAGAAGGATTATCCAGATACGGAGATGTCTAAATCGGCGCAGAAGTTGAGAGCGCAGTTGGAGACCGAGAAAACCCACTTTGAGAAATTAGAGCAGCAAGTGGAAAAACGCAAAGCCGATTACGAGGCGAAACAAAAAGAAAAACGCGGAAAAGAAAATAAATCTGAATAG
- a CDS encoding methylmalonyl-CoA mutase family protein, which yields MENKYQPRHKVRVVTAAALFDGHDAAINIMRRVIQGTGCEVIHLGHDKSAEEVVNCAIQEDANAIALTSYQGGHNEYFKYIYDLLQEKGMPQIKIFGGGGGVILPEEIKTLMDYGICRIYSPDDGREMGLQGMIDDLVQRSDFATGNQITVKALDNISFNDHKSIAQVISAVENYSTEKPELIAEIQRRATAQDASQRIPIVGITGTGGAGKSSLTDELVRRFLRSNPDKTLAIISIDPSKKKTGGALLGDRIRMNAIHDPRIYMRSMATRETNVSVSPYVQTAIQVLKLAQPDLIILETSGIGQSGSEIADIADLSMYVMTPEYGAATQLEKIDMLDFADLIALNKSDKRGAQDALNAVRKQYQRNHLLWEQSLEAMPVFATKASQFNDIGTTELFNALVEQLNQRFETLYFDPYSEQIVQEEAVIIPPNRVRYLSEIVENNHRYDQKIAEQADIARKMYHIQGVKNFLQNTDFEPLQQEYKKLEKELLQENIDFLNHWEDTKNQLSADTFSYFVRGKEIKVETKTTSLAHLKIPKIALPKFHDWSDLIHWKGQENLPGSFPYTAGIYPFKRTGEDPTRMFAGEGGPERTNRRFHYVSAEMPAKRLSTAFDSVTLYGQDPALPPDIYGKIGNAGVSIATLDDAKKLYSGFDLVSPLTSVSMTINGPAPMLLAFFMNAAIDQNVEKFIQNSPEKAQYEAKIEQLLQEKFDTKNLPRPQYHGDLPASNNGLGLMLLGLTGDEIISAEDYARIKAETIATVRGTVQADILKEDQAQNTCIFSTEFALRLMGDVQAYFIQEKVRNFYSVSISGYHIAEAGANPISQLAFTLANGFTYVEYYLARGMNINDFTPNLSFFFSNGIDPEYAVIGRVARRIWAKAMKEKYGADERSQMLIYHIQTSGRSLHAQEIDFNDIRTTLQALYAIYDNCNSLHTNAYNEAITTPTEQSVRRAMAIQLIINKELGLAKNENPLQGSFIIEELTDLVEEAVYAEFERITERGGVLGAMETMYQRSKIQEESMHYEWLKHTGEYPIIGVNTFLGKDGSPTVLPGEVIRSTEEEKQLQIKNLEVFHASSRTLRGLAPTPPTSRHQPKQPL from the coding sequence ATGGAAAACAAATACCAACCTCGGCATAAAGTGCGTGTTGTTACGGCGGCAGCGTTGTTTGATGGACACGATGCGGCGATCAATATTATGCGGCGCGTGATTCAAGGGACGGGTTGCGAGGTCATCCACCTCGGGCACGATAAATCGGCGGAAGAAGTGGTCAACTGCGCCATTCAGGAAGATGCCAACGCCATTGCCCTCACCTCCTACCAAGGCGGACACAACGAGTATTTTAAATATATTTATGACCTACTTCAGGAAAAAGGTATGCCGCAAATCAAGATTTTTGGCGGCGGCGGCGGCGTGATCCTCCCCGAGGAAATCAAAACCCTGATGGACTATGGCATCTGCCGCATTTATTCCCCTGATGATGGGCGAGAAATGGGCTTGCAGGGAATGATTGATGATTTGGTGCAGCGGTCAGATTTTGCCACTGGCAACCAAATTACCGTGAAAGCGTTGGACAATATTTCCTTTAACGACCACAAAAGCATCGCCCAAGTGATTTCTGCCGTGGAAAATTATTCCACCGAAAAACCTGAACTCATCGCAGAAATCCAACGCCGAGCCACCGCTCAAGACGCCTCGCAGCGCATTCCTATCGTAGGAATTACAGGAACGGGCGGCGCAGGAAAATCCTCCCTTACCGATGAGTTGGTACGGCGTTTTCTCCGTTCTAACCCTGATAAAACCTTGGCTATCATCTCCATAGACCCTTCCAAAAAGAAAACAGGCGGTGCATTGTTGGGCGACAGAATTCGGATGAATGCCATCCACGATCCTCGCATCTATATGCGGTCTATGGCGACTCGGGAAACCAATGTTTCGGTGTCGCCGTATGTGCAAACCGCTATTCAAGTGCTGAAATTAGCCCAGCCCGACCTCATCATTTTGGAAACCTCAGGCATTGGGCAAAGTGGTTCGGAAATTGCCGATATCGCCGACCTTTCAATGTATGTGATGACGCCAGAATATGGGGCTGCCACTCAGTTGGAAAAGATTGATATGTTGGATTTTGCCGACCTCATCGCCCTCAATAAATCCGATAAACGGGGCGCCCAAGATGCCCTAAACGCCGTGCGGAAACAGTACCAGCGCAATCATCTTCTTTGGGAACAAAGTTTAGAAGCGATGCCTGTTTTTGCCACCAAAGCCAGCCAGTTTAATGATATTGGCACCACAGAATTGTTTAACGCTTTGGTAGAACAGCTCAACCAACGCTTTGAGACACTGTATTTTGACCCTTATTCGGAGCAAATTGTGCAAGAAGAAGCCGTAATTATTCCGCCCAACCGAGTGCGGTATCTCTCTGAAATTGTGGAAAATAACCACCGTTATGACCAAAAAATTGCCGAGCAAGCCGATATCGCCAGAAAAATGTACCACATCCAAGGGGTGAAAAACTTTTTGCAAAACACAGATTTTGAGCCACTTCAGCAAGAATATAAAAAATTAGAAAAGGAACTTTTACAAGAAAATATAGATTTCCTCAACCATTGGGAAGACACAAAAAACCAGCTCTCTGCCGATACTTTTTCTTATTTTGTGCGAGGCAAAGAAATCAAAGTGGAAACCAAAACCACCTCTTTGGCACACCTTAAAATCCCCAAAATTGCCTTGCCTAAATTCCACGATTGGAGTGATTTAATCCATTGGAAAGGGCAAGAGAATCTCCCTGGCAGTTTCCCTTATACGGCTGGAATTTATCCATTTAAGCGGACGGGCGAAGATCCTACCCGAATGTTTGCGGGCGAAGGCGGCCCCGAGCGTACCAACCGCCGTTTTCACTATGTATCTGCCGAGATGCCTGCCAAAAGGCTCTCCACAGCGTTTGATTCCGTAACGCTCTATGGGCAAGACCCTGCGCTGCCACCTGATATTTACGGTAAAATTGGGAATGCGGGTGTGTCCATCGCAACTTTGGATGATGCCAAAAAGCTCTATTCAGGCTTTGATTTGGTCAGTCCGCTCACTTCGGTTTCTATGACCATCAACGGGCCAGCCCCGATGCTTTTGGCGTTTTTTATGAATGCCGCCATTGACCAAAATGTGGAAAAATTCATCCAAAATTCCCCAGAAAAAGCCCAATACGAAGCCAAAATAGAGCAACTTCTCCAAGAGAAATTTGATACCAAAAATCTCCCAAGACCGCAGTATCACGGCGATTTGCCAGCCTCCAACAATGGCTTAGGTTTGATGCTTTTGGGGCTCACAGGCGATGAAATCATCAGTGCGGAGGATTATGCACGCATCAAGGCGGAGACCATCGCTACGGTGCGGGGTACGGTGCAGGCGGACATTTTAAAAGAAGACCAAGCTCAGAATACTTGCATCTTCTCCACCGAATTTGCCCTGCGGTTGATGGGCGATGTGCAGGCGTATTTTATCCAAGAAAAAGTGCGAAATTTCTACTCCGTGTCCATCTCGGGCTACCATATTGCGGAGGCGGGTGCCAATCCGATTTCGCAGCTGGCATTTACCCTTGCCAACGGCTTTACTTATGTGGAATATTATCTGGCGAGAGGAATGAATATCAACGACTTTACGCCCAATCTGTCGTTCTTTTTCTCCAATGGTATAGACCCAGAATATGCGGTGATTGGGCGTGTGGCACGGCGGATTTGGGCAAAAGCGATGAAGGAAAAATACGGTGCCGATGAGCGTTCGCAGATGTTGATATACCACATCCAGACTTCGGGGCGATCTTTGCACGCACAAGAGATTGATTTTAACGACATCAGAACCACGCTCCAAGCGCTGTATGCCATCTATGACAACTGTAACTCCTTGCATACCAACGCATACAATGAAGCCATCACCACACCTACCGAACAATCAGTGCGGCGCGCCATGGCGATACAGCTCATCATCAACAAAGAATTGGGCTTAGCCAAAAACGAAAATCCGTTGCAAGGTTCGTTCATCATTGAGGAATTAACCGACTTGGTGGAAGAGGCGGTCTATGCTGAATTTGAACGCATTACCGAGCGTGGCGGCGTGCTGGGCGCTATGGAAACGATGTACCAACGCTCCAAAATTCAGGAGGAAAGTATGCACTACGAGTGGCTGAAACACACGGGCGAATATCCGATTATCGGCGTGAATACTTTCTTGGGCAAAGATGGCTCTCCAACGGTGCTCCCCGGCGAAGTGATCCGCTCCACGGAGGAGGAAAAACAGCTTCAAATTAAAAATTTAGAGGTCTTCCACGCGAGTAGCCGTACGCTCAGAGGCTTGGCTCCAACGCCTCCAACAAGCCGCCATCAACCAAAGCAACCTCTTTGA
- a CDS encoding DNA-directed RNA polymerase subunit omega, giving the protein MSVKDTKAENNTITYNRDKIEEKVGSIYEAIVIMGKRAEQINAEIRTELHNKLDEFAVHNATLEEVFENREQIEISKLYEKLPKPTSIAIKEWMDNEIYFRKEEGRA; this is encoded by the coding sequence ATGAGTGTTAAAGATACCAAAGCAGAAAACAATACCATTACTTATAATAGAGATAAGATAGAAGAAAAAGTAGGCTCTATCTACGAAGCCATCGTGATTATGGGAAAAAGAGCGGAGCAGATCAATGCTGAAATTCGCACCGAACTTCATAATAAATTAGATGAGTTTGCGGTACACAATGCCACTTTGGAAGAGGTATTCGAAAACAGAGAGCAAATAGAAATTTCTAAACTCTACGAAAAACTTCCTAAACCGACTTCTATCGCCATTAAAGAATGGATGGATAACGAGATTTATTTTAGAAAAGAAGAGGGTAGAGCTTAA
- a CDS encoding PadR family transcriptional regulator yields MKKNTLYKGTLKNIILKLLAQEVKMYGYQMTQRAKELTQGHLEMTEGALYPILHKLEQEGIIESEVQHINGRDRKYYFLTSKGKRQQAQEEAEMKSYIFNLNTIFNLKINALLLLK; encoded by the coding sequence ATGAAAAAAAATACACTTTATAAAGGAACGCTCAAAAATATTATTTTGAAACTGTTGGCTCAGGAGGTTAAAATGTATGGTTATCAGATGACTCAGCGTGCTAAGGAACTGACCCAAGGGCATTTAGAGATGACGGAAGGGGCACTTTATCCCATTCTTCATAAATTGGAGCAAGAGGGCATTATAGAATCTGAGGTGCAGCACATCAACGGTAGGGACAGGAAATATTATTTCTTAACCAGCAAAGGCAAGCGACAGCAAGCACAAGAGGAGGCAGAGATGAAAAGTTATATTTTTAATCTTAATACTATTTTTAATCTGAAAATCAATGCTTTGTTGCTGTTGAAATAA
- the tsf gene encoding translation elongation factor Ts produces the protein MYTPVAADVAKLRNITGAGMMDCKKALVEAEGDFDKAIEILRKKGQKVAANRADRESSEGAVIAKVNEDNTLGAIIALNCETDFVAKNEAFVVLAHELAEQALNYANKEEFLASDFHGMTVAEKLIEQTGVIGEKIEIGAFETIQGPYLGAYIHVGNKIAAITALSKKFDHAAELAKDISMQVASMGADTLSYKDFDPAFIASETEARIAVIEKDNEELARLGKPLKNVPKYISYAQLTEEVLKQAEEDAKAELKAEGKPEQIWDKIIPGKIQRFISDNTSLDQEKALLDQNFIKDDSKKVAEYVKTFGDDVEIIGFRRVSL, from the coding sequence ATGTATACACCAGTTGCCGCAGATGTAGCGAAACTAAGAAACATTACAGGAGCAGGGATGATGGACTGCAAAAAAGCTTTAGTAGAAGCTGAAGGAGATTTTGATAAAGCCATTGAAATCCTTAGAAAAAAAGGACAAAAAGTAGCCGCTAATAGAGCAGATAGAGAATCTTCTGAAGGTGCTGTAATCGCTAAAGTGAACGAAGATAATACCTTAGGGGCTATCATCGCTTTAAACTGCGAAACCGATTTTGTAGCGAAAAACGAAGCCTTCGTAGTATTAGCACACGAATTGGCAGAACAAGCCCTCAACTATGCTAATAAAGAAGAATTCTTAGCCTCTGACTTCCACGGTATGACCGTAGCAGAGAAATTGATAGAGCAAACAGGCGTTATCGGAGAGAAAATAGAAATCGGTGCTTTTGAAACCATCCAAGGTCCATATTTAGGCGCTTACATCCATGTGGGGAACAAAATTGCTGCCATTACAGCATTATCTAAGAAGTTTGACCACGCTGCAGAATTAGCCAAAGATATCTCTATGCAGGTGGCTTCTATGGGAGCAGATACTCTATCTTACAAAGATTTTGATCCTGCCTTCATCGCCAGCGAAACTGAAGCTCGTATTGCTGTAATAGAGAAGGATAACGAAGAATTGGCGCGTTTAGGCAAGCCGCTTAAAAATGTACCAAAATACATCTCTTACGCACAATTAACAGAAGAAGTGCTTAAGCAAGCAGAAGAAGATGCCAAAGCAGAACTTAAAGCTGAAGGTAAGCCAGAACAAATTTGGGATAAAATCATTCCAGGTAAGATCCAGAGATTCATCAGTGATAATACCTCATTAGACCAAGAAAAAGCGCTATTAGACCAAAACTTCATCAAGGATGATAGCAAAAAAGTAGCCGAGTATGTGAAAACTTTCGGAGACGATGTAGAAATTATCGGGTTTAGAAGAGTTAGCCTCTAA
- the guaB gene encoding IMP dehydrogenase — translation MPIHDKIVETAITFDDVLLVPAFSEVLPNQVSLKSRLTDKITLNVPIVSAAMDTVTEADLAIALARVGGLGFIHKNMTIEEQAAQVNKVKRSENGMISDPVTLSKNHTLREAKELMAKYKISGLPVVDEEHKLIGIITNRDVKYQENLEMKVEDLMTKDHLVTSDQNTTLETAKNILLENRVEKLPIVDQDFKLVGLITIKDIDNQLEYPNANKDQNGRLIVGAGVGVGEDTMARVSALVEAGVDIIAIDSAHGHSKGVLDKIKEIRTAFPNLDIVGGNIVTAEAAKDLIEAGANVLKVGVGPGSICTTRVVAGVGVPQLSAIYNVYEYAKEKNVAVIADGGIKLSGDIVKAIASGANAVMLGSLFAGTDEAPGEEIIFQGRKFKSYQGMGSLAAMKRGGKERYFQSEAKKFVPEGIEGRVPHKGKLEDVVFQLTGGLRAGMGYCGAADIRTLQEDSKMVKITGSGLKESHPHDVIITQEAPNYSL, via the coding sequence ATGCCTATACACGACAAAATTGTAGAAACCGCCATCACTTTTGATGATGTGCTCTTAGTGCCCGCCTTCTCAGAGGTACTGCCCAACCAAGTTTCCCTAAAATCACGCTTAACGGACAAAATCACGCTCAATGTGCCTATCGTTTCCGCCGCTATGGACACCGTTACCGAAGCCGATTTAGCCATTGCCCTCGCCCGAGTGGGAGGTTTAGGATTCATCCATAAAAATATGACCATAGAGGAGCAAGCCGCCCAAGTGAACAAGGTGAAACGCTCCGAAAATGGTATGATTTCGGATCCTGTAACCCTCTCTAAAAACCACACGCTGCGGGAAGCCAAAGAGCTGATGGCGAAATATAAAATCTCGGGGTTACCTGTGGTAGATGAGGAACATAAGCTCATCGGCATCATTACCAATAGAGATGTGAAGTACCAAGAAAATTTAGAAATGAAGGTGGAAGACCTGATGACCAAAGACCATTTGGTTACTTCTGACCAAAATACCACGCTGGAAACCGCAAAAAATATTTTGCTGGAAAACCGTGTGGAGAAACTCCCTATCGTAGATCAAGATTTTAAGTTGGTAGGGCTCATCACCATTAAAGATATTGACAATCAGTTAGAATATCCTAACGCGAACAAGGACCAAAATGGCAGACTTATCGTGGGGGCAGGCGTTGGCGTTGGCGAGGATACTATGGCGCGCGTGTCTGCGTTGGTAGAAGCGGGCGTGGATATCATCGCGATAGACTCTGCACACGGACATTCCAAAGGCGTTTTGGACAAAATCAAAGAGATTAGAACTGCCTTCCCAAATTTGGACATCGTGGGCGGAAATATCGTCACAGCAGAAGCTGCAAAAGATTTAATAGAGGCAGGAGCCAATGTTCTAAAAGTGGGCGTGGGACCAGGTTCCATCTGTACTACCCGAGTGGTGGCAGGTGTGGGCGTGCCGCAACTTTCCGCTATTTATAATGTGTATGAATACGCCAAAGAAAAAAATGTAGCGGTAATAGCGGACGGCGGGATTAAGCTTTCTGGCGACATCGTGAAAGCCATTGCCAGCGGTGCCAATGCCGTGATGCTCGGCTCTCTTTTTGCGGGAACTGATGAGGCACCAGGGGAGGAGATCATCTTCCAAGGGCGAAAGTTTAAATCTTACCAAGGTATGGGCAGTTTAGCCGCGATGAAGCGTGGGGGCAAAGAGCGCTATTTCCAAAGCGAAGCCAAAAAATTCGTACCCGAAGGCATTGAAGGTCGTGTACCGCACAAAGGCAAGTTGGAAGATGTGGTTTTCCAGCTCACAGGCGGACTTCGTGCAGGAATGGGCTACTGTGGCGCTGCCGATATTAGGACTTTGCAAGAGGATTCCAAAATGGTTAAAATTACGGGAAGCGGGCTTAAAGAATCTCATCCTCACGATGTTATTATTACCCAAGAAGCCCCTAATTATTCTTTGTAA
- the lon gene encoding endopeptidase La yields MIDIEDISFDGMLDEGFSFVTEEIHAKSEKENQNLFPILPVRDMVMFPGVIMPITAGREKSIKLLQEAQQNNETIGILSQKNSKEQNPTEKDLYRVGTTAQVLKIVKLPDGNITAIMRGVGRFKLKELVAQEPYFLAEIDKLKESQSKNREEFEAIIENIKSVAIKIVDLDPQIPNSARFAITNIENHEELLNFICANARFSAEAKQTLLETKSTKTRAKKCYEMLFDEFRKLELRNLIHQKTSKEMDKHQREYFLNQQIKTIQEELGGGAENDAEELKEKAKKIKWNDEVEQHFQREINRLNRQNPHSPDYNVQRNYLDFFTDLPWERYSKDVFNIPKAETVLNRAHFGMEDIKKRILEHIAVLKLKNNMKSPILCLVGPPGVGKTSLGKSIAEALGREYIRISLGGLYDESEIRGHRKTYIGAMAGRILQSIKKAGTSNPVVVLDEIDKIGQGVHGDPSSALLEVLDPEQNHSFYDNFLEIGYDLSKVMFIATANTLSTIQQPLLDRMEIIQLSGYTLEEKVEIAKRHLLKKQLEENGLTSHQLKLNTSALKHIIEAHTRESGVRNLEKCIAKIARWVALQITMEKAYQPNISIATVDQILGVPLKKNLSEMVDAPGVVTGLAWTSVGGDILFIESILSKGKGQLTMTGNLGNVMKESATIALEYIKAKHAELGIDQETIAQHNVHLHIPEGATPKDGPSAGITMLTSMVSSFLNKKVKSHLAMTGEITLRGKVLPVGGIKEKLLAAVRAGIKEVILCEENRKDVQDIQGDYLKNLKIHYVSRMKEVIDLAIAP; encoded by the coding sequence ATGATTGATATAGAAGATATTTCTTTCGACGGGATGTTAGACGAGGGTTTCAGCTTTGTTACCGAAGAGATTCACGCCAAATCCGAGAAAGAAAACCAAAATCTATTTCCCATTTTGCCCGTTCGGGATATGGTGATGTTCCCAGGCGTTATTATGCCCATTACCGCAGGTCGTGAGAAATCCATTAAATTGCTCCAAGAAGCGCAGCAAAATAACGAGACCATCGGTATTTTATCTCAAAAAAATAGCAAGGAACAGAACCCTACCGAGAAAGACCTCTACCGCGTGGGCACGACCGCTCAGGTGCTGAAAATTGTGAAACTCCCTGATGGTAATATCACGGCTATTATGCGAGGCGTAGGGCGTTTTAAACTGAAAGAATTGGTAGCGCAGGAGCCTTATTTTTTAGCGGAGATAGACAAACTCAAAGAAAGCCAATCTAAAAATAGAGAAGAGTTTGAGGCGATTATAGAGAACATTAAGTCGGTAGCCATTAAGATTGTGGATTTAGACCCGCAGATCCCGAACTCTGCCCGCTTTGCGATTACCAATATAGAAAACCACGAGGAGTTGCTTAATTTTATTTGTGCCAATGCCCGATTTTCGGCGGAGGCTAAGCAAACTTTGCTGGAAACCAAAAGCACCAAAACTCGGGCTAAAAAATGCTACGAGATGCTGTTTGATGAGTTTCGGAAATTAGAACTTCGGAACTTAATCCACCAAAAAACCTCTAAGGAAATGGACAAGCACCAGCGCGAGTATTTCCTCAATCAACAGATTAAAACCATACAAGAAGAGCTGGGCGGCGGTGCAGAAAACGATGCCGAAGAACTGAAAGAAAAAGCCAAAAAAATCAAATGGAATGATGAGGTAGAGCAGCATTTTCAAAGGGAAATTAACCGTTTGAACAGGCAAAATCCGCATTCGCCAGACTATAATGTGCAGCGGAATTACTTAGATTTCTTCACAGATTTGCCTTGGGAGCGTTATTCTAAAGATGTTTTTAACATTCCGAAGGCAGAAACAGTGCTGAACAGAGCGCACTTTGGTATGGAGGACATCAAGAAGCGAATTTTGGAGCATATAGCGGTGCTCAAACTTAAAAACAATATGAAGTCGCCAATTCTTTGCCTTGTGGGGCCTCCAGGGGTGGGTAAAACCTCCTTAGGGAAGTCTATTGCAGAGGCTTTGGGGCGCGAGTACATCCGTATTTCTTTGGGCGGTTTGTACGATGAAAGCGAAATCCGTGGTCACCGCAAAACCTATATCGGCGCTATGGCAGGGCGGATTTTACAATCGATAAAGAAAGCGGGAACTTCTAACCCCGTGGTGGTTTTAGATGAAATTGATAAAATAGGTCAGGGCGTTCACGGCGACCCATCGTCTGCGTTGTTGGAGGTCTTAGACCCAGAGCAAAACCACAGTTTCTATGATAACTTTTTAGAAATCGGTTATGACCTGTCTAAGGTGATGTTCATCGCTACGGCAAACACGCTGAGTACCATTCAGCAACCTCTATTAGACCGAATGGAAATCATCCAACTTTCGGGCTATACCTTAGAGGAGAAAGTAGAAATTGCCAAACGCCATTTGCTCAAAAAGCAATTGGAAGAAAACGGCTTAACAAGTCATCAACTAAAACTAAATACCTCCGCGCTAAAACATATTATAGAAGCCCACACCAGAGAGAGCGGTGTAAGGAATTTGGAGAAATGTATCGCTAAAATAGCCCGTTGGGTGGCGCTACAAATCACGATGGAGAAAGCATATCAGCCTAATATTTCTATCGCTACGGTAGATCAGATTTTGGGCGTTCCGCTGAAGAAAAACCTTTCGGAAATGGTAGATGCCCCAGGGGTGGTGACAGGCTTGGCGTGGACCAGTGTGGGCGGCGATATTCTCTTTATAGAAAGTATTCTGTCCAAAGGCAAAGGGCAACTTACCATGACGGGTAACTTGGGGAATGTGATGAAGGAATCTGCTACCATTGCTTTAGAATACATTAAAGCCAAACACGCAGAACTCGGCATAGACCAAGAGACCATTGCGCAGCATAATGTCCACCTCCACATTCCAGAAGGGGCTACGCCTAAAGATGGACCTTCGGCAGGCATCACGATGCTCACTTCTATGGTGTCCAGTTTTCTGAACAAGAAAGTGAAATCTCATTTAGCAATGACGGGCGAAATTACCCTCCGTGGGAAGGTTTTGCCTGTGGGCGGCATAAAAGAAAAATTGCTGGCAGCCGTGAGGGCAGGCATTAAAGAGGTCATCCTCTGCGAAGAAAACCGAAAAGATGTGCAAGACATCCAAGGGGATTATCTTAAAAACCTCAAAATCCATTATGTAAGCCGTATGAAAGAAGTGATAGACCTCGCCATAGCGCCATAA